Proteins from one Argopecten irradians isolate NY chromosome 15, Ai_NY, whole genome shotgun sequence genomic window:
- the LOC138308433 gene encoding KICSTOR subunit 2-like — MATSTMGHLSPLSPLGAKEETFLENFFRLISQFSYDKARDLADKEKENHKAMFASSWGLFMYSLTQFAAAEKGYMSLAFLEHKGFFSRSKDTLKSVYHSLTQEFRKVEENVHNQDQLVHFGLPHPSVEFEQLIAHLCGQLGHFIQARQKTMEFYEQLTTMGTYKMINYSDLMVAMSKIVQTNSRNFHHPLLSHLKSKFFYECEIMSHLLQAQVLMTELQFLPSLLQLHQAHSKLTTWGADAHQVKEVKKSAFGGSSKHNPWPALYHWILKYKQVLLSKFSLYFYDLLQKQVHHSEIKAVTARLSDDFVSKIVTFQRKSDATHVSLVLDTQGIHHCKGSGYHFPKKYTEEPKGLDSFPAIFSYPADRQVQNHWHNIVMLINNRAGDQHMYDKITCIYDKTAQSTYFITQVDVRVTFVVIFECKKSEKDNFVNNFMVDLRTNLNCARLFTALKPGVRG, encoded by the exons ATGGCTACCTCTACTATGGGGCACCTGTCACCTCTGTCTCCATTAGGGGCAAAAGAAGAAACATTCCTGGAAAACTTCTTCAGACTCATCAGTCAGTTCTCCTATGACAAAGCTCGAGACTTAGCA gaCAAAGAGAAGGAGAACCACAAGGCCATGTTTGCCTCGTCCTGGGGTCTATTTATGTACTCACTGACCCAGTTCGCTGCTGCTGAGAAAGGTTACATGTCTCTGGCTTTTCTGGAACACAAGGGATTCTTCAGTCGATCAAAAGAT ACCCTGAAGAGTGTGTACCATTCGCTGACTCAGGAGTTCCGTAAGGTGGAAGAGAATGTCCATAACCAGGACCAGCTCGTCCACTTTGGACTCCCTCACCCGTCGGTGGAGTTTGAACAGCTCATCGCTCACTTGTGTGGTCAGCTTGGACATTTTATCCAGGCGAGACAGAAAACAATGGAGTT TTACGAGCAGCTGACTACCATGGGGACATACAAGATGATAAACTACTCCGACTTAATGGTGGCCATGTCTAAAATCGTACAGACCAACAGTCGCAACTTCCACCACCCCCTCCTCAGTCACCTCAAGTCCAAATTCTT CTATGAGTGTGAGATCATGTCTCACCTCCTTCAGGCCCAGGTATTGATGACAGAGTTACAGTTCCTGCCTTCTCTACTACAACTTCACCAGGCCCACAGTAAACTGACCACATGGGGAGCCGACGCCCACCAGGTTAAGGAG GTTAAGAAATCAGCGTTTGGAGGTTCTAGTAAACACAACCCGTGGCCAGCTCTGTACCACTGGATCCTCAAATACAAACAAGTGTTACTGTCAAAG TTCAGTCTCTACTTCTACGACCTGCTGCAGAAACAGGTACATCACAGTGAGATCAAAGCTGTGACGGCGAGATTGTCAGACGACTTCGTCAGCAA AATAGTGACCTTCCAGAGGAAGTCAGATGCCACGCACGTCTCCCTGGTTCTGGACACCCAAGGGATCCACCACTGTAAGGGATCAGGTTACCACTTCCCCAAAAAGTACACAGAGGAACCCAAAGGCCTGGACAGCTTCCCTGCTATATTCTCATACCCTGCG GACAGACAAGTCCAGAACCACTGGCATAACATTGTAATGCTGATCAACAACAGGGCAGGGGACCAACACATGTACGACAAGATAACGTGTATATATGATAAG acgGCCCAGAGCACATACTTCATTACCCAAGTAGATGTGAGAGTAACATTTGTTGTCATCTTTGAATGCAAGAAATCGGAGAAGGACAATTTTGTTAATAACTTCATGGTGGATTTACGGACTAATTTAAACTGTGCGAGGCTGTTTACTGCTTTGAAACCAGGCGTACGTggttga
- the LOC138308434 gene encoding serine/threonine-protein phosphatase 6 regulatory ankyrin repeat subunit B-like, with protein MTEDSTHDLPSPVPPPPPLGQLPQLTLCEDDRSLTCGSRGFGLTDIEQAMKMRQKEMQFKIVGAIEQQDVGLLMKLIHGGVNVDAVILYSKTPLTYALELGHSDIACRLIRAGCDVEKAIESSMGLKAIHFAVLRNCKNALDELIAHGVDVNGTDSGKTTALHYACFFGLDALVSILLCNNADISPRDSCGRTPLHRAVERDHKNIAENLIKHGASVNCQDVYGWPPLFHPIIFNSEKMVEFLIENNCDLSISDRHGNTALHLACDRCSPNSTQIILSTSLEHQKRKKKIPTEELTNLLISRNSKPSRAMIKILVNAGAGINIRNRAHETPMYVSAFSRDFVLTEYLYLAGGIVDRQWLQLYDDVLLLRRGSDVYASRRHQLEPLLGEQYSLSNQCRICIRLVLSRTGDIQKAATELPIPPKLKEYVNACEMMLETAIKTESGTQSI; from the exons ATGACTGAAGACTCGACCCATGATCTGCCCTCTCCAGTCCCTCCGCCACCTCCCCTCGGCCAGCTACCTCAACTTACTCTGTGTGAAGATGATAGGTCCTTGACCTGTGGCAGCAGGGGGTTCGGCCTTACAGACATAGAGCAAGCAA TGAAGATGCGTCAAAAAGAGATGCAGTTCAAAATCGTGGGTGCTATAGAGCAGCAGGATGTTGGTCTACTGATGAAACTAATCCACGGGGGAGTTAACGTGGACGCCGTGATCCTGTACTCGAAAACACCACTTACATACGCGCTGGAGCTAGGCCACAGCGACATAGCTTGTCGGCTCATCCGGGCTGGGTGTGACGTTGAAAAAGCAATAGAATCAAGCATGGGATTAAAAGCAATTCATTTCGCTGTGCTTAGAAACTGTAAAAATGCACTGGACGAATTGATAGCCCATGGTGTCGATGTGAATGGCACAGATTCCGGGAAAACTACGGCGTTACATTACGCTTGTTTCTTCGGGCTTGATGCACTAGTCAGTATTTTACTATGTAACAATGCAGACATTTCCCCTAGAGACAGTTGTGGGAGGACGCCGTTACACCGAGCAGTAGAACGTGATCATAAAAACATCGCGGAGAATTTGATAAAACATGGGGCATCTGTGAATTGCCAGGATGTTTATGGTTGGCCGCCATTATTTCATCCAATCATTTTTAATTCTGAGAAGATGGTTGAGTTTTTGATTGAAAACAACTGTGATTTGAGTATCAGTGATCGCCATGGAAACACTGCGTTACACTTGGCATGTGACAGATGCTCTCCAAACAGTACACAAATTATCTTGTCCACCTCTTTAGAACACCAAAAACGAAAAAAGAAAATTCCTACCGAAGAGTTAACAAATCTTTTGATTAGTAGAAACTCGAAGCCATCACGAGCAATGATAAAGATACTCGTCAACGCAGGGGCGGGTATCAACATCAGAAACAGGGCCCACGAGACTCCGATGTACGTATCCGCTTTCTCGCGAGACTTTGTTCTGACGGAGTACCTCTACCTCGCTGGGGGTATTGTTGATAGACAATGGCTACAGCTGTACGATGACGTGCTGCTCCTCAGACGTGGGTCAGACGTGTACGCTTCACGACGTCACCAGTTAGAGCCGTTACTGGGAGAACAGTACAGTCTATCTAATCAGTGTAGAATTTGTATCCGGCTGGTCCTTAGTCGAACAGGAGACATACAGAAAGCCGCCACTGAGCTACCAATCCCACCAAAACTAAAGGAGTATGTTAACGCATGTGAAATGATGTTAGAAACGGCAATCAAAACAGAATCCGGGACACAATCCATTTAA
- the LOC138309252 gene encoding retinol dehydrogenase 14-like encodes MASQHSFPRVSLPHDRVVIVTGANQGIGYHTAKWIAMMGATVIIACRSEERAKQAISQMNAEFLEEKKNGTEGLSDLEKLNVSFMRLDNSSLQSVMAFVTEFKVTGLKLHVLICNAGIGRHKQEYTEDGNELIFQVNYLSHFLLTAHLLPIMTTSGPDCRVILVSGAQHQFGHFRLEEIQGKQFKEETFDGLHYYRRSKLYQIMQMFSMNRRLAGSNVTVTSLHPGAVETGLLDAFDPVKIDKQRKEVRFKQPFEGSWTSINAAINPSLSGVRDVFFADSQPSTESASTDARNETYQEQLWEYTLTCLKDFLTDDVIEILTGQSSK; translated from the exons ATGGCGTCTCAACATTCGTTTCCCCGAGTGTCTCTGCCACATGACCGGGTGGTGATCGTCACTGGAGCGAACCAGG gtaTAGGGTATCATACAGCTAAATGGATCGCCATGATGGGAGCCACTGTTATCATAGCTTGTCGATCAGAAGAAAGAGCGAAACAG GCAATATCTCAAATGAACGCAGAATTCttagaagaaaagaaaaacggCACCGAAGGACTCTCTGACTTGGAGAAGTTGAATGTGTCGTTTATGAGACTGGACAACTCATCACTACAGTCTGTCATGGCATTTGTCACAGAGTTCAAGGTCACTGGATTGAAGCTACACGTGCTGATATGTAACGCAGGCATTGGGAGGCACAAACAAG AATACACAGAAGATGGTAACGAATTGATATTTCAG GTAAACTACCTTAGCCACTTCCTATTGACTGCGCATCTTCTACCTATTATGACAACTTCCGGCCCTGACTGTCGCGTGATTCTCGTTTCCGGTGCCCAACACCAATTTGGACATTTTCGATTAGAGGAGATCCAGGGTAAACAGTTCAAGGAGGAGACGTTTGACGGGCTGCACTATTATAGAAGATCAAAATTATACCAG ATTATGCAAATGTTTAGCATGAACCGTAGATTGGCGGGAAGTAATGTCACTGTGACGTCACTACATCCGGGTGCTGTAGAGACTGGCCTGCTAGATGCGTTTGATCCCGTCAAAATCGACAAACAAAGAAAAGAAG TCCGGTTCAAGCAACCTTTTGAGGGTTCCTGGACATCTATCAACGCCGCAATAAACCCATCGCTGTCGGGTGTACGGGATGTGTTCTTCGCTGACTCCCAGCCGAGTACTGAGTCCGCGAGTACTGACGCCAG AAATGAGACTTACCAGGAACAATTGTGGGAATACACACTGACATGTCTGAAGGACTTTCttactgatgacgtcatcgaaATCCTGacaggtcaaagttcaaagtaA